CTGCGCGCCTGGTGCGCCGAACGCCTGTCGGACTACAAGGTGCCGGAGACCGTGGCGCTGACGGCGGAGCCGCTGCCGCGCAACGCCAACGGCAAGGTGATCAAGCGGCAGCTGCGGGAGGGCTTGTCTGTGTCCTAGTCTTTCACCTCTCCCGCTTGCGGGGGAGGTCGGATCGCATCGCCAGATGCGATCCGGGTGGGGGCTCTCTCAACATCGTGGCTCTCTCAGCAATCCCATGTGCGGAGCTACCCCCACCCCAACCCTCCCCCGCAAGCGGGAGAGGGAGCCCACGCAGTCCCGTCGCAGCTACGTCAAACGTCCCCGGTTAACGCTTTGATCCGCCTTGCTTTGCCTTGCCTCTGCCACACCGTTAGGGTAACGCCGCCGCGACGTGGGGATCGGGTAGGGGCCAGGCTCCACCGAGATTCGCGGTCCCGAGGGGATGGGATAGCTTTAAGTGTCTGAATTATTTGACGAAGTAGACGAGGAAGTCCGTCGCGATCAGCTCAAGAAGCTGTGGGACAAGTACTCGATCTTTATCATCGCGCTGGCGCTCCTGGTGGTCGCCGGCGTCGGTGGCTGGCGCGGCTACCAATATCTCGAGGCCAAGAAGGCCGCCGAGGCCGGTGCGGCGTTCGACCGCGCCGTCGAACTGTCGGACCAGAACAAGCATACCGAGGCCGAGGCCGCCTTTGCCGATCTGATCACCAAGGCGCCGTCCGGCTACCGCAATTTGGCACGGCTGCGCATGGCCGCCGAGGTCGCGACCCGCGATCAGCCGGCCGCTGCGAAGCTCTATGACGAGATCGCAGCCGACCGCAGCGTCGGCGGTCCCGGGCAGGACCTGGCGCGGATCCGCGCCGCGCAGATTCTGATGGACACCACGACCTATCCGAACATGCAGCAACGGCTCGAGGGAATGGCGACGTCGAAGGACTCGACGTTCCGCCATTCCGCGCGCGAGTTGCTGGCGCTGTCGGCGTGGCACGCCAACGATGCCACCGCCGCGCGGCAGTGGCTGGACCAGATTGCCAATGACGGCGAGACGCCGCCGAGCCTGCGTTCTCGCGCCGAAGCGCTGCAGGCCTTGTTGCCGCCAGTTGCGAAAAGCTGAGCTGGCGCGAAACCCGAGTTTGAGTGAGAGATCGACCATGCGCCGCTCGCAACGCCTGATCGCAGCCGCAGTTCTCACCGCGCTTTGCAGCGCGTTGGCCGGCTGCGGCGGTGGCGGTATGGCCAATTTCGATCCGAGCGACATGCTCGACTTCCTCGACACCAAGAAGAAGCTGGCTGGCGACCGCAAGCCGGTATTCCCCGAAGGCGTGCCCGGCCTCGAGCAGGGTGTGCCGAAGGAATTGTACAAGGGCTCGCAGCAGGAGCAGCTCGACCAGCAGAACGCCGCGGCAGCCGCCGCCCAGCCGGCTCCGCCGCCGGAGCCGCCGAAGGGCGCCAAGAAGCACACCAAGCGGGCCGCGCCGGCAGCGGATCAGGCGGCCGCTCCCGACGCCGCGACCGAAGAGGGCGCGCCCGCCGCGGTGCCGCCGGACCCGAAGCCGAAGAAGATCGTCCGCCGCCGCACCACCGCGCCGCCCGCCGACGACCAGCAGGCGCAGCCTGCGGCACCGGCCCAGCAGCAGACCCAGACCACGCAACAATCCGGCGGCGCGTTCCCCGCGCCGCTACCGAGCGGCGGATTTAGCCGCTAGTCTCTTGCCTCATTTTCATTGACGTGCGCCGCGCCGCGGCGCCTGGATCATCCATGTCTTTTACCATCGCCATCATCGGCCGGCCCAATGTCGGAAAGTCGACGCTGTTCAACCGGCTGGTCGGCCAGAAGCTAGCGCTGGTCGACGACGAGCCCGGCGTGACGCGCGACCGACGCGAGGGCCAGGCCAAACTCTACGACCTCGACTTCACCATCATCGACACCGCAGGCCTCGACGAGGGCGCCAAGGGCTCGCTGACGGCGCGGATGCAGGAGCAGACTGAAACCGCGATCGAGCTCGCCGACGCGCTGATGTTCGTGATCGACGCCCGCGTCGGCCTGACCCCGACCGACCGCGCCTTCGCCGACTTCGCCCGCAAGGCCAACAAGCCGGTGGTGCTGGTCGCCAACAAGGCCGAAGGCAAGCATGGCGAGATCGGCGCGATGGAGTCCTACGCGCTCGGGCTCGGCGATCCCGTGCAGATCTCGGCCGAGCACGGCGAGGGCATGGGCGATTTGCACGAGGCGCTGAGTGCGCTGGTGCCCGAGACACCAGGGGAAGACGACGAGGTCGAGGACGACGAGGACATCTCCGAGGAGGAGGCCGCGCAGCGCCCGATCCGCGTTGCCATCGTCGGCCGGCCCAATGCCGGCAAGTCGACGCTGATCAACCATCTGCTCGGCGAGGAGCGGTTGTTGACCAGCCCCGAGGCCGGCACCACGCGCGATTCCATCGCGGTCGAGATCACCTGGCAGGGCCGGCAGTTCCGGGTGTTCGACACCGCCGGCCTGCGCCGCCGCTCGCGGATCGAGGAGAAGCTGGAGAAGCTCTCGGTCGCCGACGCGCTGCGCGCGGTGCGCTTCGCCGAAGTCGTCGTCATGATGATGGATGCGCAGAACAAGTTCGAGGAGCAGGACCTGCGCATCGCCGACCTGATCGAGCGAGAAGGCCGCGCCATCGTGCTCGCGGTCAACAAATGGGACCTCGTCGAGCGCAAGCCCAACCAGATTTCGCAGCTGCGCACCGATGCCGACCACTGGCTGCCGCAGGTCAAGGGCGCGCCGATCGTTGCCGTCTCCGGCCTGATGGGCGAGGGCATCGACCGCCTGATGATTGCGATCCAGGAGGCCTATGCGGTCTGGAACCGGCGCCTGCCGACCTCGGCGCTCAATCGCTGGTTCGAGCAGGCGATCCAGGCCAACCCGCCGCCGGCGGTCTCGGGGCGCCGGCTGAAGCTGAACTACATCACGCAGGTGAAGGCGCGCCCGCCGAGCTTCGTGCTGTTCTGCTCGCGTGCGGATGCGATCCCGCGATCCTATCTGCGCTATCTCATCAATTCGCTGCGCGAGACCTTCGACCTGCCAGGCACGCCGATCCGGATCACGCTGCGTGAGAAGGCCAACCCGTTCGCCCACAAGCGCAAGCGTCCGTCGTGAACGGAGACGTGGGGGCTGAAACGGCCACCGCCGCCGGTCCGCAACCGCGCCGCGGCGCGGTGGTCTTCATCTTCATCACTCTGCTGCTCGACATGCTGGCGCTCGGGATCATCGTGCCGATCCTGCCCAAGCTGATCGAAGGCTTCGTCAGCAACGACACCGCCAACGCGGCGCGCATCTTCGGCCTGTTCGGCTCGATCTGGGCGCTGATGCAGTTCGTCTGCTCGCCGATCCTGGGCGCGCTGTCGGATCGCTTCGGCCGCCGGCCGGTGGTGCTGCTGTCGAATTTCGGCCTCGCCGCCGACTATGTGCTGATGGCGCTGGCGCCGAACCTGATCTGGCTGTTCATCGGGCGGGCGATCTCGGGCATCACCTCGTCGAGCATCTCGACCGTATTCGCCTACATCGCCGACGTCACCGCGCCGGAGCAGCGCGCCGCGATGTTCGGCAAGATCGGCGTCGCGTTCGGCGCCGGCTTCATCATGGGGCCGGCGCTGGGCGGCCTGCTCGGCGAGATCGATCCGCGGCTGCCGTTCTGGGCGGCGGCGGGCCTGAGCTTCGTCAACGGACTCTATGGCCTGTTCATCCTGCCGGAATCGTTGCCGGTGGAGCGGCGCGCGCCGTTCAAATGGAAGAGCGCCAATCCGATCGGTGCGCTGCGTTTCCTGCGTTCGAACCGGACGCTCGCCGGGCTGTCGCTGGCGACGTTCTTCGGCCAGCTCGCCCATGTCGTGCTGCCGTCGGTGTTCGTGCTCTACGCCACCTATCGCTACGGCTGGGACACCGGCACGGTCGGCGCGACGCTGGCGCTGGTCGGCCTCTGCGGCATGATCGTGCAGGGCGCGGCGATCGGCCCGATCGTGCGGCGGCTCGGCGAGCGCAACGCGCTGTTCCTCGGGCTCGTTTGCGGCGCCCTGGGCTTCGTGATCTTCGGCGCGGCGCCGTCGGGCCAGCTGTTCTGGATCGGCATTCCCGTGATGGCGCTGTGGGGGATTTCCGGCGCCGCGACCCAGGCGCTGACGACGCAGCTCGTCGCCGCCGACCAGCAAGGCCAGTTGCAGGGCGCGACCTCGAGCGTGCAGAGCATGTCGGAGTTGCTCGGCCCGTTTTTATTCACGCTGACGTTTGCCTATTTCATCGGCGACGACGCGCCGCTCAAGCTGCCCGGCGCGCCGTTCTATCTGGCCGGCGCGCTGCTGCTGCTGGCGCTCGCCATTGCTGCGCGGGCGACGAGGACGACCACTTAGCTAGGTGGTGCACCCCCGCTACAATCCCGGCGATCGCGCCGCCCAAGCCTTGGTGGCCTGGCAGCTTTCCATCGCCCTGACATAGGCAGGGCGCGCCGTCGTGCGGGCGAGATAGTCCCGTTCGGCAGGACCAGGGACGTAATGGCCAGTGCGCAGGCCGAGCAGCAAGGCGTAGCTCACCGAGATATCGGCGGCCGTGAAGCGATTGCCAGCGAGATAAGGGCAATCGGCGAGGCGGCGGGTCACCAGACCCAGCCGGCTCTCGAAGGTCTCGAGGGCCCAGCGGGTCACCCGGACGTCTCGCTCGGCCTCGGGCGCCAGGTTGCGACCGACAATGACGCCGTTCATCGGCCCAGCGAGCCCGGCCTCGCCCAAATGGAGAAATTGCAGATAGGAAGCGAAGGCGGGCTCGTCCGGTGCGACCGCAAGCGAAGCTGAGTCGTGGCGGGCGAGCAGGTACTGAAGAATCGCGACCGACTCGACCATGATCGTCTCGCCGTCCTGCAGGACGGGAATGAAGCCGGCGGGGTTGATTGCGAGGAAATCGCGATCATGCTCGACCGCAAACAGATCGACTGGGCGCAGCCGGTAAACCAATCCCAATTCCTCGAGCAGCCAGACAACACGGAAGCCGCGACCTTCGCCATAGACGGTGAGCATCGTTGAGTATTCCTGGATTGGGTTAGATATACCAACTCGTAGGGGTCAGCCCGTCGAAGCGGGTGCTTCCCGTTTGATGGGTTCGCGATCTAATCCGTCGCCGGCACCGAATGGTGCTCATGCGTGATGCGCCATTCGCCGCCGACCTTGCGCAATCCGATCGTCAGCCTGAACTGGAACGTGGCGTCGGGCGGGCCGCACCGCATCACCATCACCGCGAACGCCACGTCATCGCCGGCCGTGATCGCGATCTCCTCGATATTGAAGGCGTGGGACGGGCGGTAACAGCTGTAGAACAGGTCCCACGTCTTCCTGTACGCGTCCAATCCGCGCGACTGCAACGGCGGCGGAACGTCGAACATCACGATATCCTGATCGTGATGGGCGAGAATGCCCGGATAGTCCTGTCGGCGGACCGCGGCCGCCCAGGCGTCGATGAGTGACCTGATTTCGGTTTCCGCCGTCGGTTTCTGCTGTGTCATCGCTTGCGGGTTCCAAGTTGATGTGGATCGATGCTTCGAGGACGAATGCGACTGCGCCGGTCCGACACAAGCGGACAGGCCGCCTCGATGACGATTGCGTTATCTTGGCTATTTACAAACCATCCGATAATCCTTCCCGCTTGGAACGCTCCCGCAAGGCCGCGCTCGATGCTGCCATCACCATCGTGACGCGCGACGGGTCGGGATGCCTGACGCCGGATGCGATCGCGCGCGAAAGCGGGCTCAGCAAGGGCGGCGTGATGCATCAGCTCCGCATCAAGGAAGCGGTGCGGCGCGCCTCTTCTCGAACAGCGGATGACGCATTTCGAGGCGTTCTCGAACCGCTACCTCGAGAAGGTGCGCGCACGCGCCGCAAAGTCGGCCTCGGCGCGCATGCGGAGCCGAACTTCTCGACCTGGAAAACGCAACGCCGTCCAAGCGGAATATGATCGCTTGGCGGCGTTGGATCGGCACCGGGCCCCTGAAATCCCCCGGCAATCGGTCCGGTATCACAAGAGATATCTCGGGTTTGTGACAGCGCGGGGCCGTCATTCGCGAGGCCGCCCCGACAGGCTTCCCCCGGCGCGCCTTTCCCCGGCGTTTCGGCCCCCGAATTTTCTGACGAGTTTCCCAGCGATGGCCCAACTTTACAAACCGCCTGGCGACAAGGAATGGGCGGCGTTGCCCGCGCAGGCGAAAGCGAAGTCGGCGGCGAAGTGAGAGAGTCGGGTGGGCAAAGAGCAAGCGTGCCCACCATCGCGAGCACGCCGCAAATGGTGGGCACGGGGCTGGCGCGCCTTTGCCCACCCTACGATAGTTACGATAGCTCGCTTACTTCTTCACCAGCGGACAGTCGCTGGCCTCGAGCGGCTTGGCGGCGTCTTCCGGCGAGATGGTGGCGATCAATTTGTAATAGTCCCACGGATATTTCGACTCTTCCGGCTTCTTCACCTCGAACAGGTAGGCCGGGATGATGCGGCGGCCGTCGATCCGCAAGGGACCCTTGCCGAACAGCGGGTCGTCGGTCGGGATCTCCTTCATCTTGGCGACGACCTTGGCGCCGTCATGGGGATTGACGCCCATCGCGTCGAGCGCCTTCAAATAATGCAGCACGCCGGCATAGACGCCGGCCACCGTCATCGACGGCATCGAGCCCTTCGGCGAGACCTTCTGGAAGCGCTTCGACCAGGCGCGGGTCTGGTCGTTCGCGTCCCAGTAGAACGACTCGGTGAAGGTCAGGCCCTGGGCGATCTTGAGGCCCAGCGCGTGCACGTCGTTGACGAACAGCAGCAGCGCCGCGAGCTTCTGTCCGCCGGTGGTGATGCCGAATTCGGACGCCTGCTTGATCGCATTGGTGGTGTCGCCGCCGGCATTGGCGAGGCCGATGACCTTGGCCTTGGAGGCCTGCGCCTGCAGCAGGAACGAGGAGAAGTCGGCGGTGTTGAGCGGGTGCTTGACGCCGCCGAGCGACTTGCCGCCGTTGGCAGTGACGACCGCCGTGGTGTCGCGCTCCAGCGCATGGCCGAAGGCGTAGTCGGCGGTGAGGAAGAACCAGGTATCGCCGCCGGCCTTGGTCAGGGCCTGGCCGGTGCCGTGGGCCAGCATATAGGTGTCGAACGTGTAGGAGATCGTGTTGGCGTTGCAGGCCTTGCCGGTGAGATCGGCAGTGGCGGCGCCCGAGTTGAGCACGATCGAGTTCTTCTCCTTGGCGAGGTTGCTCACCGCCAGCGCAACGCCGGAGTTCGGCGTATCAGTGATGATGTCGACCTTCTCGTTGTCGATCCAGTTGCGCGCGATGTTGACGCCGACGTCGGGCTTGTTCTGGTGATCGCCGCTGACCACCTCGATCTTCCAGCCCTTGGCGCGGAGGCCGGAATCCTCCACCGCCATGTTGGCCGCAGCCACCGAGTTCGGGCCGCCGATGTCGGCATAGAGGCCCGACATGTCGTTCAGCACGCCGATCTTGACGTTCTTGTCCTGGGCGAAGGCAGGGGTTGTAAGGCCGAGTGCAGCGCAAGCAAAAAGCACGGCGTGGCGCCGCGCGAGCGTCGTCGTCATCAGACATTCCCTCCACTGTGATTTTTCCGGACGGCCCTCTTGCGGGGCCTCGCGCCGGTCGTTCGAGTTCCCGCTTACCCTGTCCGGGCGGACGCGGCAATCCGCATAAAGCCGGATGAACTGCGTCCAAGCGTCATCCTTTGGTCATCTCTACTTCAGCGCGTCCGAGGTCAGCTTGAACTTCTGGATCCGCTTGCCCTCGACCTCGCCGGTGTAGACATTGCCCTTCTGGTCGACCGCCATGACATGGAGCAGGGCGAATTGCCCGGCATTGCGGCCGCTATGGC
The window above is part of the Bradyrhizobium sp. PSBB068 genome. Proteins encoded here:
- a CDS encoding tetratricopeptide repeat protein → MSELFDEVDEEVRRDQLKKLWDKYSIFIIALALLVVAGVGGWRGYQYLEAKKAAEAGAAFDRAVELSDQNKHTEAEAAFADLITKAPSGYRNLARLRMAAEVATRDQPAAAKLYDEIAADRSVGGPGQDLARIRAAQILMDTTTYPNMQQRLEGMATSKDSTFRHSARELLALSAWHANDATAARQWLDQIANDGETPPSLRSRAEALQALLPPVAKS
- a CDS encoding glutathione S-transferase family protein; amino-acid sequence: MLTVYGEGRGFRVVWLLEELGLVYRLRPVDLFAVEHDRDFLAINPAGFIPVLQDGETIMVESVAILQYLLARHDSASLAVAPDEPAFASYLQFLHLGEAGLAGPMNGVIVGRNLAPEAERDVRVTRWALETFESRLGLVTRRLADCPYLAGNRFTAADISVSYALLLGLRTGHYVPGPAERDYLARTTARPAYVRAMESCQATKAWAARSPGL
- a CDS encoding nuclear transport factor 2 family protein; the protein is MTQQKPTAETEIRSLIDAWAAAVRRQDYPGILAHHDQDIVMFDVPPPLQSRGLDAYRKTWDLFYSCYRPSHAFNIEEIAITAGDDVAFAVMVMRCGPPDATFQFRLTIGLRKVGGEWRITHEHHSVPATD
- a CDS encoding ABC transporter substrate-binding protein, which translates into the protein MTTTLARRHAVLFACAALGLTTPAFAQDKNVKIGVLNDMSGLYADIGGPNSVAAANMAVEDSGLRAKGWKIEVVSGDHQNKPDVGVNIARNWIDNEKVDIITDTPNSGVALAVSNLAKEKNSIVLNSGAATADLTGKACNANTISYTFDTYMLAHGTGQALTKAGGDTWFFLTADYAFGHALERDTTAVVTANGGKSLGGVKHPLNTADFSSFLLQAQASKAKVIGLANAGGDTTNAIKQASEFGITTGGQKLAALLLFVNDVHALGLKIAQGLTFTESFYWDANDQTRAWSKRFQKVSPKGSMPSMTVAGVYAGVLHYLKALDAMGVNPHDGAKVVAKMKEIPTDDPLFGKGPLRIDGRRIIPAYLFEVKKPEESKYPWDYYKLIATISPEDAAKPLEASDCPLVKK
- the der gene encoding ribosome biogenesis GTPase Der produces the protein MSFTIAIIGRPNVGKSTLFNRLVGQKLALVDDEPGVTRDRREGQAKLYDLDFTIIDTAGLDEGAKGSLTARMQEQTETAIELADALMFVIDARVGLTPTDRAFADFARKANKPVVLVANKAEGKHGEIGAMESYALGLGDPVQISAEHGEGMGDLHEALSALVPETPGEDDEVEDDEDISEEEAAQRPIRVAIVGRPNAGKSTLINHLLGEERLLTSPEAGTTRDSIAVEITWQGRQFRVFDTAGLRRRSRIEEKLEKLSVADALRAVRFAEVVVMMMDAQNKFEEQDLRIADLIEREGRAIVLAVNKWDLVERKPNQISQLRTDADHWLPQVKGAPIVAVSGLMGEGIDRLMIAIQEAYAVWNRRLPTSALNRWFEQAIQANPPPAVSGRRLKLNYITQVKARPPSFVLFCSRADAIPRSYLRYLINSLRETFDLPGTPIRITLREKANPFAHKRKRPS
- a CDS encoding TCR/Tet family MFS transporter; its protein translation is MGAETATAAGPQPRRGAVVFIFITLLLDMLALGIIVPILPKLIEGFVSNDTANAARIFGLFGSIWALMQFVCSPILGALSDRFGRRPVVLLSNFGLAADYVLMALAPNLIWLFIGRAISGITSSSISTVFAYIADVTAPEQRAAMFGKIGVAFGAGFIMGPALGGLLGEIDPRLPFWAAAGLSFVNGLYGLFILPESLPVERRAPFKWKSANPIGALRFLRSNRTLAGLSLATFFGQLAHVVLPSVFVLYATYRYGWDTGTVGATLALVGLCGMIVQGAAIGPIVRRLGERNALFLGLVCGALGFVIFGAAPSGQLFWIGIPVMALWGISGAATQALTTQLVAADQQGQLQGATSSVQSMSELLGPFLFTLTFAYFIGDDAPLKLPGAPFYLAGALLLLALAIAARATRTTT